In Carassius carassius chromosome 2, fCarCar2.1, whole genome shotgun sequence, the DNA window atcacaATGTCATTTAGATTAAATTGTTCAACATAATACAAAACCAAGCCTTACGCTTATTTCACCAAACTTTAAAGTATTTCTTTACTTTATATGCAAAATTACATTTTGCTCTGGCACCCAATTGTTTATGATCTATTCAATTATTAATGCATTAAGTCATGCCCTACATATTTTTCTCATTAAATatcttgtttatttataaatgttacatttctaaAGTAAACTAAACTGTGAAGGGCATTGACATGTCTTCAACACTGCTTTGGCAGCAAGGTGAAGCATACAGAAAATGTGCATTGTACAGAGGAATAAGCAAACAGAGGATATGATATCACACCATACAGAAAAATTGTCTAATAAATATAGAATCAATAAAcgtactgaaatatatatatatatatatatatatatatatacacttatgtTCAAAAGTTTTAGGTTGTTCAtatgttgtaatgtttttgaaataagtctgttatgtacataaatacaataaaaaccgtaatattgtgaaatattattaagagAAAGAAACCGTTTCCTGTTGTATTGCggtttaaaatggaatttattcctgtgatgcaaagcagaattttaagcatcattgcttgtgatccttcagaaatcattctaatatgctgagatcctgcttaagaaacatttatgattattatcaatattattgtggaaattgagattgttattgttgtttttttccccacaggattatttgatgaatgctgaaatgaacagcatttgtttgaaacaaaaatattttgtagcatcataaatgtctttactctcattttgatcaatttgatgcatccctgctaaagttaattaaaaataaacaatttattttaccCTATTCTAACTTTGTATGGTGGCTAACAGCTTCAGCCTTGCTAAATTCATTCTTACAGCTGAGCCATACAGCAGGAAGTCCTCCTGCTTTATTACTTCCCTTTTGGCTCAGCAAGACAGGAAGGCCAGTGAGTATGTACGCATGAAAGAGAGAGTGACACAGTACTAGTCGTTATCACAAGCTACTTTGGTACATGTTCTTTCTTACAGACTCCTGTTTCCTCTCCTGTCCTCACAGATTCCAATGTGGCACAGGTGTAGATGCATTTAATACCCTGTCATTATCGCTAAACAAAAATAGCTTTCTGTTGGACCCTTTTCTGTTGCCAGTTTCCTTCACTCCATGTATCTATATTTCCCAGACGCCAAATAAATATGGCCATTTTTGCCATGTTTGTGTTCTAGTGAATCTGGTTTACACAGAGTAACTCTACTCAAATGAAGGTTTCTTTTGAAGCTCAGATGAGATTTGGGGGTTCTTTCTGAAAGCTTGAGACTGAAGCTGTCAGAAGTTGGCttcacatctgaaaaaaaaaaaggctcccTGTACCGTAGCCTAGCTGTACAGAGTGTAAATAGCAAAGCAGTGAGAGAGCGAGGAAGGGTCACGTCACTGCGGGGCCTCTATATTTTATATGTTCCCTAAGACCTGCCTGAGATTCCACAGACACATGCTACAGAATTCCCCCGCATGCAGCTTGAGAGAGGAGGGAGGACGGAGGGAGAGAGGGAAACGAGGAGACTTGGGTGAGAAAATGATAGAATGCAAAATGTTCACGCACACAtaggcatttttttttcatttgtgtctTTTGGTCCACCTTTACTTGTTGTTCAGCTAAATTGCAAATGGCTAGTCATtagaaatataatacaattttacagCTTTTACACGCAGAAAAGCTTTAGATTCTCACTGCAAAAGGTCTTAAAGTGGAATGTTCCATTATCAAAGCATTTTTAGGGGGATTGTGGTAATCCATTGTACAATGTATGTTGTCAAGATTGACAGAAAACCCCtcagtttattttgtgtgtgtgtgtgtcctggccTCATGCAGTGTGGATGGAGCATAGACAaggggattttttttatacacagGTCCTTCTTGTGGGAAAAGGTTAGGGGTCATTCTTACAAAGGTGGCAGTTATGGCTTTGATACTACGGCATTGTAGAAGCAAGACTAACTGCATTAATGATTATGATCAGAAATTATTTGTCAAACATGGTAATTCATTCAAGGGAGTAACACTCTTACAACATtatgaataaagtcattttagaattttgtttttaatacccTCTAATAAAGCTGCTAGGCTAATTTAAAAACAGTTCAGATTAATAATGGGGTTCACACATCGCAAACTTGCTCAAATACGCATGCCTTTCTTTTCAGGTAGTTTCTTTTAGCAGTCCAGTCCTgattaaaagaacaaaataactCCACAATGAACTCGAAGAACCCTGTGAGATCATTCTGACAGCGCGCACACGCCATCTGGTGGTCATATGAGGCACGCgctgtgaaaatatttttgatcaaCCTTCATTATATACTGTTGACATAACTACCGACCttaaagttttaaaaagtatatCAGCAAGGAGAAGGAAAGAGAAAGTGTGTCTGGATCAGGAAACGACTTCCACAATTCATCTAAGATGACATAAAGCCTCTTTACAAAAACTTATGGATCCATTGTTTACGGTTTTCAAATGTATTATGTTGTTATGCTTGGGGCGGGGGACTATTAATACTACCCATATTTATCTTCTAAAAATAACAATTACCAAGGGCAAGTAAAGCACAAACTAGGAAACTCAGTACTCACAAATTTAATGCAAGTGAAAGTGACAACAGATCTGGTGCCATCTAAAATACAGAAGAGAAAAACACTTCACATTTAAGTCTGTTGGGGTTAATGACGCTTGCCACTGGAGTACATACAGTAGAAAACTTGAAGAGACAGACCTCAATCTGATGTCAGTTTGACCAGCAATGTTGTATTGGGTTTCAATGTTCCCTCAGAAAGTGGAATGGTACCCTCTGCTGTAGGTGAGGTAAGATTCCCAAGATCCCAAGAGGAATAGACAGTTGGTTGACGTGGAGTATATTCTTCTGTAAATGGCAGCTGAGATTCTTGGGTGAAGACTATAGCAGCAGTTGGCATAAGCTCAGGGACACTTAAATCCACTGTATGGTCATCGGTTTTGTTTTGTAAGGGTGAGATCATACTTTCCTCCATCACTGATGTTGAATTGGAGTGGTATTGCTTGCTTTCAGGATCCACTTCTTTCTTTGCTGTGTTGCCAGCAGCGTTTGTGAAGGAGGCGCTACCTGCTATATCTGAAAACTGAACTGGTTTATAAGCGTTTAGGCCTGTTTTTGTAGAAGACATGTTGATGTTTGATTTGGCTGAGGTTTTATCAAATCTATTAATGTACCTTCCGACTACAAAGCTGCTCGTGGGTCTTGATCCCTGGCCTTGTATGAGGTTAGCTTTGCCAGGAGTTTTTATAGCAGATCTGTGTATAGGTGACTGGTAAGTGAGCTTTGCAGAGCTATTAGTTTTAGCTCTATTAATGTCAGCAGCTCTATATATTGCAGATTGGTAGGATGGGATGGCAGAGACATTCTGGTGGTTTGAAGTCTGTTCAGATCGCTTTGCTTCTTGAGTCACTTCGGCCCACCTACTAATCACAGTGCTGCTTGTCGGCCTCAATCTTATGGGACTGTAAGATTCAGTAATATTTGATTGTGTTATTCCAGCAGTGTTTACGTCTTTGGTTTCCTTTGTTGGACTCAACAGACGTTCATGTTTCTTCAAGCTATGTGCTGAAGCAAGCCTACTTGAAGTCCACTTCGGAGATGTTTTTGACTGAACTTTATCAACCGTCAACCCACCGTACCCCGTTTTAGGGTGGTTCTGAGGGAAAACAGCTCCATTATTTGTAAGTCTTGCTGAAGTATTCGTGCCACTCAGAGATGTTTTCCTCAATACAGCTTGACCTTTAACAACATGGTGCTTTGGAGCATTAGACATCGGGTTACTTGCACCTACAGTAGAAGAGACGGTTGCATGCTGAGGTCCATTATCAAAAGAATCTGTCTGATCCAGAGGTTGTTTTTCTTGGCTTGTTTCAATGTCCTTGAACTGAAAAGGCGTTTTCTGGTAGCTCTTACGCATCAATGGCTTTTGAGCGAGTGCACTTAAGGTTGTATGTGGACGAGCAGGTGCATATTGCACAGAATTTGAGAGAGGTTTTTGGCCAGAGTGCATTTCTGTTTTTTGTACAAATGTCTGCAATGAAGGGACAAATGTGAAACCTTTAAAAGCATATGGCTTTTTAGAAGTTAGATAATATGGTCTGTTTAGGCTACTAGATGTACCTGAATTTTCTGATGTGCCTTGAGTGCCTGACACAGATGGACTAATGCGGTGGACGCTCTCTATTGTGTTACCAGGCACGAGACTTAGTGCAGGATAATGTTGAACGAATAATGATTGATTCAGATCGGTCCTATTTCGGATGTTATGCTGACTTGACTTCTTTAATGAACGATTTGTTGGGTATGGTAGGTTCATATTTTTAGCACGTTGTGAAACTAACATTGTGTTTTTTGCAAACTGCCCTTGTGGAGTCAagtctgtgttttgttttgaccGGTCGAGTAGCGCAGACATCTGGATGCTATGGGTCTCATCTGATATAAAGTAAGACCGGGCATTATTGGTCACTGAAGGCCCGAAGGCAGATTTACCTGTAGCCAAATTATCATACCCCTTTTGACTGTGAAATGTTTGAATGTGCACAGGTTTCGGACTACTTTGTCCCCTATTTTGGTACTCATTTTGTGTAGATGTCAAGTGAACGTCCTTGAAAGTGTAGCTGCTTGTGGCTGATTTTGTTTTGGGACTAGCAACCCTTTCAGAATCAGACAGCTTGACACGATCACGTTGAGAAGAAAACATGAGAGATTTTTTTAATGGAATGATGCCATGTCCTGTATTTGAATTGGATCCCGTAAAGCCAGGAGATATTAATGTCGGGATTGTTGGAGGTTTGTACACCTTGGAAATAGCTAGATCCCTTGTATTCGCGTAGGAAATTTGAGAAATGACTGCAGTCCCAGCAGAAAAAGTATGTGGTAATGGTTTGCTCACTTGTTGATGTGCTCTTACAGTTGAGGGAGATGTATTCCTCAGCACATTCGGATTCTGGCCATTGTTTTGAGGTAAATGATCAAACAGCAGGTTTCGGTCACTTTTGTGCCCCATTTGGTTCACAGTTGAGCTTCTAGACATATAATCAGATGGAATATTTTCCCTCAAATAGGGTCCATTGCGTCGTAATGGTCGTGAACTTTCTGATTTCAAAATATGCTGATATCCAAATGAGCCAGATCTATCCACATTGGCTGCATGCATTCCACCATTTTTCCTCACAAGCCTTTGGGCTATATTTGGATCACTAGAGCCCATTTGGCTCCCTTTAAAGTCTAACGGATTTTGATCCTGTCTGACTGCTTGCAAAGCATAGCTTCTTTTAGCATCAATTCCATCATTAAATTTGACACTTGAAAATTGAACAGGATTGCTTCTGCGATTGGTATTGGACTGGACTTTATTTGGGACTGAATGGTAATAGATAACATCTGAAGAAGCTCTTGTGTCAGTGCGGCTGAAGCTTGGATTTTTTGCATTGCCATCATTTCTCTGGCTGTATGAGGCCAGGTTGATGCTGGGTAGCTGATTTTTGctgttaaattgttttaaaaagtgcCTTTGAAGTCTGCCGCTTACTGGACTTTGAATGGGTGGACTAACACTTTTGACATTTTCCAACACTTGTATTTTGATCTTTGAATCATCTGTGATGTCTCCTAAGGGAACTGGGTGATGAAccaacaatatttttttgttattatttataatggCATCAAAAATAAAGCCAGTTTATTTAGATAGTCATGCTATATTATATGTAATTCTGAAAAACATCCAAAAAGGACAATACATTTTGACTACTTTTAAATCACAGCTGTTCTAAATATCTActgaaaaacattacatttacattaagtcacatagaaaaattattttatccaaagccacttgcaaacgaggacaatagaagcaatcaaaacaacaaaatctcACCAACTGACACATCAGGCAAACATCCCACAACAGAAAGAATCAAACCAACCAAAGCCAGTCTATAAAAAAGTAGTCAgacttaaaattataaaaataaactaaaaaaaatgtacaaaaataaaacgGTTGAATTAAAGTGAAGGTCTGAACGCTTACCTCAGATAGAATTGAAGAGACATGTTTTAAGAACTAATGCGCTTGTGCTTTCGTGCCACACCTGCTCAAAGTAAGCCTACAAATGTGGGCTCACTGAAACGCTAATATTGTTGATCGGGATAATGGTGATCACTGATGAGACTCACCTGAATACATTTAAAGCTAAAGACATGCACATTTGCACATTCACATTTTGTGAGTTCTGAAAGTATGATGAAAATTTGTTACGCTGCCCTTGCCTTTAAAACAAGTATATGTAGtgataaaaaaagacaatgaGCTAAACTTgtcataaaaattataaaaatatttatttggtaCACAGTAATCGTATAATGTcttcttaaaatataaaatacttataaacattaaaaaaaaattgtagtcatgaaactttaaaaagataaatataatCCTGGTTCTGTCATCTGATACAAATGTAACACTGAAAAACtaactttttattaaacatttaacacaagTAATGTTTCATAGAAATTATTCAAAATCATTACAAtataatggttaaaaaaaaaaaaaaaaaaaaccttgttgggTACAGTCTACATAATTTTGTAACCGCAAAAACAGCACCAAAAACATTGGCCTAAAGCTATACTGGAAGTGTGggtctttttttaaacatgtttttgttgCCATGATTATAGGTTGCTAACAATCCTAAACGTCTGTTATGGTGACAAGCCACACCCGACAGCAAACAGTCCTCCTTCACAGGTGACATTCCACCGCTTCAGCTCTCAAACACATCATCCAGGATCCCTCTGCGGGGTGTCATCCACAACCTGGAGGCAGGGCAGTGACCCCCACAGTCACAGAAGGGGACACATCCACCCAAATGTTCAGATTAGCAGTAAACCAGTGTTTTTCAATATAGATGATACTTGAATGATTTCATCTGTTCCCTTAATTGTGTGTGGTTGCATATTTTGGCCTAAGGAGTGTCTGAATGACAATCAACAACTTGAAATGTTGTCTTTCACATCATGTAGCAGGCCATCATTGCCAGGTCCCTCAAGTCTTCATCAGTCACACAATCTGAAAACGAACAAGACGCATGACACTTAACTCTTAAGAAACTCAATACATGTATTAAAGACATTCAAACACGCTAGTTGAAAAGAGATTATCGAGGTGAGATAGGCTACTCACTTCTTCGCGCACCCCCGGTGACTTTTTTGCACAGGCGACTTAAGCATAGCCGCAGGTGTCCTTTTCGCGATCTTGGCGGCGGCGGCGGGACGTCCTCTTTTGGTAGGATGACCACGTCCCGGTTTGGCTTCTCGGTGTCTTCATCATCATCCGCACATTCCTCCACGCTGCCCGCGGTTACTAGTCTATCAAAAATGTCTTCGTCTATCGGTAGGTTCTCTTGGATTCTCGCCTTCGTCAGCGAAGTCGAGTGACGGCACAGGGGACACATTACGCGGGGTTGAGGGCTATCCACGGACGGCGCGAGCGTCACCAGGCAGCTCTCACAGAACGTGTGTTTGCAGCACAGCTGTCGAGGACACCGCCGACCGAGGTTGTAAGATCGGTAACAGATTCCGCACTCCGTTTCTGGGCACATGTTGTATTTTTTCTTCTGTCGTGATGCGAACTCTCGAAGCAGTTGGTAGCCTAAAGTGCCGGGGATTCATAGTTATAGTGAAGAAGGCTTCGTAGGAGGGAGGAGTCAAGTTTACTTTAGAAACAGGACGAGCATTTCTAAACAAAGTTATGTCATCGTCTCTAAGCACAGGTAGGATTTAGCGATACCACGTATTTTGTTTTCGATACAATACCGATACTAAAAAGGCCAGTATCGTCGAAAACTGAACTTTTAAATTATGACATCTATAAAATCATGGATAATGATATCCAATTAACTTTCTATTTGAAACGCATTTTAACATCCAATACACCTTAATTGCAACTAATTaggttatatatttgtttatacatGGTTATATGTTTACTGTAATGGTTAAACCATGGAAATCTACAAATACTAGAGTTGAACTATACGGTCACTTTAGTAAATCCATTCATTTTCATAGGGACTGCTTGTGATGTTGCGTGCATATGCAACCTTTATTCTGACAGTGGATGATTTATATTGCAGAATAGAACATGATCAGTATGAAATTTAAACTTTCGGTTTAAATATACGTAATTACACAAACTGTAGGCTACCATTTCAGTTTGTTGATTGTGAAATAACtcaaataggctatatatgttttatataagcATATTGTTCATGACTGCCATTTCAAAAAGCATCAATGCTTTCTTATCAGGGGCGGACTTACCCATTAGGCATAGGTAGGCGACTGCCTTGGGCCCCCAAAAGCTAAGGGCCACCAGAAATGCTTCATACGAGATTAGCGAACGCGGTTGCTGTTTACGGTGTTTATTACCACGACAAGCGTCTGCGTGTCCGAGTTGAACGTGCTTCTTGTGTATCCTGCttgtaataaatgaaaatattatgctTCTGAAGTTGACTGCCgcacgagcgcgaggtctctctttcccagctgCGCGCACACTTCTCTCTCTGCCTCTGCTCTGTTCAGCGAGCGGCTGAAAGGAGGGGAGTTGCGCTTTCAGTTAAAACACAGATATGTTGCTTCTCcaattttacatgcaattatagCCGAAACCACAGCACAGCTATTGTCTTTTTCTTGTGTGTAGGCTATTTGATATGAATCAGTGAAAACAGGTTTTAGAATTTAGCTGCCCCAAAATACAGTATGTGTcacataattatatattataggcaaacaaatgtaataataaatgtaggaaagagcaggggcgaaagtaccatttttcagaaaaaaaataattttaaaagataatgttatagacagagatatatttctgctgtggccagtaaCTGGGAAGTGTAGTCTGTCAATACCatgtggtattttgtagaaatgtagaaagacttcagtataatttcactttgaacataagttgcacattgttacttttgacccggtcggttgggacgaaagtaacacacaggtgggtcaaaagtaacacaacaataagCTAGATTGTTTTCTATTactcttattttttattaagtatacctgactatgaccttgttaatatgtaactacaaacatattttgtcttttatctttgcaaaaaaaacatttaaattacattttcatattttccttttaaatttaagtttcatcaaatgtctcaaaacacGATTGTACTTGattctttttaaaacatatttttatttcagtgtatttttataaaacatttttcaacagaatgaacaatataaaaattgaattacataaattctaaacataatgtaatagtaggcctattcatgtttccatccagttgtttttatgcatcaattcaaaatgtgcatttaaaacatctggaaacactgtaAATTCTTAGGTGGAGGTTTCAAAGGTAAAGTATgcctaaaacctaaatataactaaggtaaatgggATTTAGCAGCTGTCCAGAGAGTGATGTTCCTCTCTGTCCAGAAAAGCCccctcataaacatctggataaaaccagaccctctgtctgtctgtctgtctgtctgaccttCACTCTTGgcatattcttttggtataatatgacaaacattttggcggccgaaatgagctttctccgcagggtggctgggcgatcccttagagatagggtgagaagctcagtcacccgggaggagctcagagtagagccgctgctcctccacatcgagaggggtcagctgaggtggctcgggcatctgttccggatgcctcctggacgccttcccgggaaggtgttccgggcgcgtcccactgggaggagaccccggggaagacctaggacacgctggagagactatgtctcccggctggcctgggaacgcctcggtgtccccccagaagagctggaggaagtgtctagggagagggaagtctggggttctctgcttagactgctgcccccgcgacccggccccggataagcggaagaagatggatggatggatggatgacaaacattttaattaatcatgcaagacacagaaatttacagtataaaatgcaccggaacaaaataaatacttcttgtaactgtagcgggacaaaagtaacaatcgTTACTTTCGTCCAGACAGAAACTCCTgacatttaaacctgatttacttttatactgaaaaattcagaaaatgcaaactttaggatgtgttaaagcactaaataacctgtagattgatcactACTGTGAcatatgaaacaaaaaaaaacaacacgactaattaaaaaaaataaacttttcaataatttactttttgtactcgaaaacagttttatgGACCTAACTGCGGAAAACGATGACGGAATcatgtgatatttctcagctccatcaagggTTGCGTGTTGAACATGCTGTCATAGCTTGGAATAGCTTAAGAGGCTCTGAGAAAACCACTTTGTTACCttcgtcccacgttactttcgACCCCGCTCTCCCCTACATTTACATGTTCAGAAGAAGTGAGCTGTCCTGTCTTGCCAAACAGGTGTAAGTAAATTACTCAGTCGAAGAAAGAGAAGTAATAGGAacctaatatttctattttttttttcgtgtCTAATAGACATGAACAAGTTATTTGAAAAACATCTATGACCTATGAATCATGTCTACTCTTCATGCTCTGTTAACTATGGTTCCACTAATAATAAACAAGATTTTCAGTTCAGACAGctcaaacatgtattttagtctgggactagcttaagccttgtctgtgtgATACAATggagaaaaatattaatttaaggtACATTTAGAACAGATAAAAATGTGCGATTTAAATTGCAATTATTCACAAATTAATTCATGACAATCATGCaataaattgtgattttatattttaattgattgacagcccTAGGTTAAAATGAGTAAAATAAAAGGTAGGCTTATGCTTGTAACTCATCAGTGGACTTTCCTCatcaatataggctatattttttcaAACTTTTCTCATTCCCACTAATTCAACTTTTCATATGAATGAACCTCTGAAGGGaactgattgtcttcagaaaagttttcaccgcattttcattttaactgaTAAAGTACCATTTATTAGCtgagctgctttgtttacagccatTGCTGGGGAAACCACTATATTTCTGATATTCCAAAAACACCTTctactggcagagaatgaatgtgcattttcaataatccagtctgcagtttttgttcagaccaattgTGCAGCAGCACCGTACctctttttttacaataaattatggaagcccatttccgccaCAGTTGAGAAAAATATATGAGTAAAAATAGTTGAGAAAGAAACTTTCGCATAACTATGACTTAGTATCTTGTTATATTGAGATAAATTCTcataatattgatttatttctcATAATAACGACTTAGTTTGTCATAATAATTACTTAGTTTCTCATAATAATGGGGAACCTTCTCATATTAATGACTTAGTATCTCATTATATTGAGAAAGTTTCTCGTAATATTGACTTAGTTTCTCATAACAATGACTTGGTATCTCGTTATATTGAGAAACTTTCTCGTAATAATTACTTAGTgtctcataataatgacttagtTTCGTAATAATGAGAAGCTTTCTCGTAATAATTACTTAGTTTCTCATAaaaatgagaaactttctcataaTAATTACTTGGtttctcgttataatgagaaagtttctcataataatgacttagtATCTCGTTATATTGAGAAACTTTCTCATAATAATTACTTTGTTTCtcgtaataatgagaaactttctctaAATAATATCTTAATGGACACATGCACAACACAAGAGTGACGGCACACTAGCAAAATCTGTTGGTCAAAGCTGTGCAGGAACACCGTAAACATTGCTTGTTCTATAATCTAAAGTGTATAATGCTATAATCTGACATTAAATAACGATTTCAGATAAATTATCTTCATGTAGTCTTACTGCTCAAAcgtgcgtttgaatcatcagtgggaaattatttaaatataaaatacatacttACAGGCTATGAGTCAGAaacgccagactgtccttgcaaagtttgaactgcccaactttatagaaacagctagggctgtagtactcgagtccggtcttggactcgagtccggactcaagacatttttctgtcgtctcggacttgtctcggactcgttgcatttgcacttggacttgtctcggacttggcCATTGGACTCACCAAGTCTTCTAgttggtctcgaccgagtccagcaaaaaaattaaataaaaaatgtctccttcaaaacaaaaccagatgTGCATGATGTCGCGactgaaaacgtgtggaaaacgctagacaCGCCGCTCTCCTTATTTCCAAAGCACTCTGTAATCTGGGCTTGCGCTCCAGTGGGGTCTGCTGTTGCTAGGAAACCATGAcccgctctccatgaagacgcagaagtttcagcaaagaataaatggatttccagcactaaaaatCCCTTGTAGTAGCTTTGCtaatagattcatttaaaaaatggctatccttgtacagctatgatcatctgtttctccatcttAGCTTTCAGTTTTGTTCcgggaaaggatgtgcatgaGCAGCGGTGCACTTGCTGCgacctgaaaagtttagatgtttctaatttaattttctacctgttagattgtgttCTATTTACGTCTACACCAAGATAGCCTTAAAcgtaccctttacaataatgaaatactaattGTTGTAACAGGATAGGGgttgcaagactactgatttctTCTAGtcgatttttttaataaaaatgcttgagttactcgactactcgtggttcatgcta includes these proteins:
- the si:ch73-335l21.4 gene encoding E3 ubiquitin-protein ligase-like; this encodes MCPETECGICYRSYNLGRRCPRQLCCKHTFCESCLVTLAPSVDSPQPRVMCPLCRHSTSLTKARIQENLPIDEDIFDRLVTAGSVEECADDDEDTEKPNRDVVILPKEDVPPPPPRSRKGHLRLCLSRLCKKVTGGARRNCVTDEDLRDLAMMACYMM
- the LOC132102981 gene encoding uncharacterized protein LOC132102981; this translates as MSLQFYLRLALVGLILSVVGCLPDVSVVPLGDITDDSKIKIQVLENVKSVSPPIQSPVSGRLQRHFLKQFNSKNQLPSINLASYSQRNDGNAKNPSFSRTDTRASSDVIYYHSVPNKVQSNTNRRSNPVQFSSVKFNDGIDAKRSYALQAVRQDQNPLDFKGSQMGSSDPNIAQRLVRKNGGMHAANVDRSGSFGYQHILKSESSRPLRRNGPYLRENIPSDYMSRSSTVNQMGHKSDRNLLFDHLPQNNGQNPNVLRNTSPSTVRAHQQVSKPLPHTFSAGTAVISQISYANTRDLAISKVYKPPTIPTLISPGFTGSNSNTGHGIIPLKKSLMFSSQRDRVKLSDSERVASPKTKSATSSYTFKDVHLTSTQNEYQNRGQSSPKPVHIQTFHSQKGYDNLATGKSAFGPSVTNNARSYFISDETHSIQMSALLDRSKQNTDLTPQGQFAKNTMLVSQRAKNMNLPYPTNRSLKKSSQHNIRNRTDLNQSLFVQHYPALSLVPGNTIESVHRISPSVSGTQGTSENSGTSSSLNRPYYLTSKKPYAFKGFTFVPSLQTFVQKTEMHSGQKPLSNSVQYAPARPHTTLSALAQKPLMRKSYQKTPFQFKDIETSQEKQPLDQTDSFDNGPQHATVSSTVGASNPMSNAPKHHVVKGQAVLRKTSLSGTNTSARLTNNGAVFPQNHPKTGYGGLTVDKVQSKTSPKWTSSRLASAHSLKKHERLLSPTKETKDVNTAGITQSNITESYSPIRLRPTSSTVISRWAEVTQEAKRSEQTSNHQNVSAIPSYQSAIYRAADINRAKTNSSAKLTYQSPIHRSAIKTPGKANLIQGQGSRPTSSFVVGRYINRFDKTSAKSNINMSSTKTGLNAYKPVQFSDIAGSASFTNAAGNTAKKEVDPESKQYHSNSTSVMEESMISPLQNKTDDHTVDLSVPELMPTAAIVFTQESQLPFTEEYTPRQPTVYSSWDLGNLTSPTAEGTIPLSEGTLKPNTTLLVKLTSD